From one Cyanobacteria bacterium QS_8_64_29 genomic stretch:
- a CDS encoding Uma2 family endonuclease, whose protein sequence is MPAIEVPERFQLTPEQFERLALTNETVRLELTAKGELLVMPPTGFETGDRNSEINAQLRLWANRNSTGRVVDSSTLFALPNGARRSPDAAWVSNQRIAALTKAQRQGIPPVVPDFVIELASPSDLEVQRYADLQAKVQEYIDNGTRLGWLIEPEVRRVEIYCPGQEATVLEDPKTLSGEDVLPGFELDLSAAW, encoded by the coding sequence ATGCCCGCCATTGAAGTCCCGGAGCGCTTCCAGCTCACCCCCGAGCAATTCGAACGCCTAGCGCTGACCAATGAGACAGTGCGGCTGGAGCTTACGGCCAAAGGGGAACTGCTGGTGATGCCGCCCACCGGCTTTGAGACTGGCGATCGCAACTCCGAGATCAATGCTCAACTGCGACTGTGGGCCAATCGCAATAGCACGGGACGGGTGGTTGACTCATCGACCCTATTTGCTCTGCCCAACGGGGCCCGGCGATCGCCGGATGCGGCCTGGGTCAGCAACCAGCGAATCGCCGCCCTGACCAAAGCGCAGCGTCAAGGCATCCCCCCGGTGGTCCCCGACTTTGTTATTGAGCTAGCCAGCCCTAGCGACCTGGAAGTTCAGCGCTACGCGGACCTTCAAGCCAAGGTGCAGGAGTACATCGACAATGGGACGCGCCTGGGCTGGCTGATTGAGCCCGAGGTCCGGCGGGTCGAGATCTACTGTCCCGGCCAGGAAGCGACCGTCCTTGAGGATCCCAAGACCCTGTCCGGGGAGGATGTGCTGCCGGGTTTTGAGCTGGATCTGAGTGCCGCTTGGTAG
- a CDS encoding imidazole glycerol phosphate synthase subunit HisF produces the protein MLAKRIVPCLDVDAGRVVKGVNFGGLRDAGDPVELARAYDTAGADELVFLDITATHQGRGTLVAVVYRAAEQTFIPLTVGGGIASLEQIKELLRAGADKVSINSAAVRDPSLVDRASARFGRQCIAIAIDARQRPAADGWDVYVRGGRQNAGLDALAWAQELEQRGAGELLVTSMDADGTQAGYDLALTRAIAERVEIPVIASGGAGQLGHIGDALTEGGAQAALLASLLHYGQLTVAQIKQHLAQRQIPVRLV, from the coding sequence ATGCTCGCCAAGCGAATCGTGCCCTGCCTGGATGTGGATGCCGGCCGCGTGGTCAAGGGCGTCAACTTTGGCGGGCTGCGCGATGCCGGCGACCCGGTGGAGCTGGCGCGGGCTTACGATACCGCCGGGGCCGATGAGCTGGTGTTTCTAGACATTACCGCCACCCACCAGGGGCGCGGCACCTTGGTGGCGGTGGTCTATCGCGCCGCCGAGCAGACCTTTATTCCGCTGACCGTGGGGGGCGGGATCGCGAGCTTAGAGCAGATTAAAGAATTGTTAAGAGCGGGGGCCGATAAGGTCAGCATCAACTCGGCTGCCGTACGCGATCCCAGCTTGGTCGATCGCGCCAGCGCCCGCTTCGGCCGGCAGTGTATTGCCATTGCGATCGATGCGCGGCAGCGGCCAGCGGCGGACGGCTGGGATGTGTACGTGCGCGGCGGCCGCCAGAACGCCGGCCTCGATGCCCTTGCCTGGGCGCAGGAGCTCGAGCAACGCGGGGCGGGCGAGCTGCTGGTCACCAGCATGGATGCCGATGGTACCCAGGCCGGCTACGATCTAGCCCTCACGCGTGCCATTGCCGAGCGGGTCGAGATTCCGGTTATTGCCTCAGGTGGGGCCGGCCAGCTCGGTCACATTGGTGATGCCCTGACCGAAGGCGGCGCTCAAGCAGCCCTGCTGGCCTCGCTCCTGCACTACGGCCAGCTCACGGTGGCCCAAATCAAGCAGCACCTAGCCCAGCGCCAAATTCCCGTCCGCCTGGTCTAG